GCTCCACAAATTACTGCCGAACTATACGCACGTTTCTTTCTCCTGCATTTGGTGAAAGAAACGAGCGTGTGCACTGATACCTTACTGATCAGTCCTTTAGCAGATCCTggacgaaataaatattttcaccTTGTTCTGCACGTCTTTTTTTCTCGCATCTACTTTGAATTCCTAGGATTTTGGACATGGTGACACCATTTAGCGGTAAGAAGGTTTATTACTTGTTAATACCACTGAATAGCCGATAGACGGAGCTACTGTGTAATTTTTGCCTGTTCATGACCAGTTTACATTATATGCATTTGTATCTTGTAACAATCTAATCGTGTAAGGGCGAAAACAAGAGGAGTAACAATAATTGTATTTCTAAATCGAATAATCATTTAGTTTTTTAGTTTATTGAGGAATTAGAGTAATCGAAAATTGTTACtgtacattttataaatataatacttttgtaaaattcacaaaatataaacatattgtataaatacaattttatttatttcacaaTACAGTACTTAATTCTTGATATAACAATCCCATCAAAAAAGAAATCATGTCTACAAATGTCTCACATACAGAAAAAGAATTAGATTTAAGTAATGCTGGAAGAGGCGTGTGGCTTGTCAAAGTACCTAAATACATAGCGAATAAATGGGAGAAAGCACCTGGCAATATAGAAGTTGGCAAATTAAAGATAACTAAGTATGTTTCCAGTAATAGTATTTCAAAATCTCACTTTCACAAATATGCTAAATCTTGTATGTCTTATTAGAAATCCTGGTCAGAAAGCAGAAGTATCACTTAGATTGTCAGAAGCAGTCTTAGCTTTAAAAGAACCTGGAGAAGAAGAAATTCCAAAACAGCATAGATTAGATGTTACGACAGTAACGAAACAAATGTTAGGTGTATTCTCTCATGTTACACGTAAGTTATTGCAAAGAAttatttgagatatgtatatcaatgtggttgataaattcatatttttgacaGCTTCAAGTAGTTCAGATTCTATAGTTCCTGAAACTGAAAAGCTCTATATGGAAGGAAGGATTGTACAAAAATTAGAATGTCGTCCATATGGtaaaaatatcttaaaatatttcaaatacttAAAGCTCTGTATAATTTACGCATTTATGTGTATTATTTTTAGCTGATAattgttacatgaaattaaaattacaaagtaTTAAAAGAGCTTCTGTACCACAAAGACAAGTTCAGCAATTAGATAGGGTAGTCCAGAATTTCAAACCTGTTTCTGATCACAAGCACAACGTAAGTACTTTAATGAAGCATTTAAAGTGTATTTGTATATGTATTATGTAAACAATCTTTGTTATCAATCATTTTATAGATTGAATATGCAGAGAAGAAGAAGGCAGAAGGTAAAAAGATGAGAGACGATAAAGATGCGGTATTGGACATGTTGTTTGCTGCATTTGAAAAAcatcaatattataatataagagATCTTGTAAAGATTACAAGGCAAccaattgtaaatatatttttaataatattacatgaatatattaatatatatttatgggTAACAGTatcaatattaattatttattca
The Bombus affinis isolate iyBomAffi1 chromosome 2, iyBomAffi1.2, whole genome shotgun sequence genome window above contains:
- the LOC126926619 gene encoding general transcription factor IIF subunit 2 — translated: MSTNVSHTEKELDLSNAGRGVWLVKVPKYIANKWEKAPGNIEVGKLKITKNPGQKAEVSLRLSEAVLALKEPGEEEIPKQHRLDVTTVTKQMLGVFSHVTPSSSSDSIVPETEKLYMEGRIVQKLECRPYADNCYMKLKLQSIKRASVPQRQVQQLDRVVQNFKPVSDHKHNIEYAEKKKAEGKKMRDDKDAVLDMLFAAFEKHQYYNIRDLVKITRQPIVYLKEILNEVCNYNLKNPHRNMWELKPEYRHYKEEEKSEGSQKKADESDDD